The Thalassophryne amazonica chromosome 8, fThaAma1.1, whole genome shotgun sequence genome includes a window with the following:
- the LOC117514867 gene encoding LIM domain only protein 3-like, with the protein MLCHVSVVSLQSREKPRSCAGCNGKIRDRFMLQALDRYWHEDCLKCSCCDCRLGRVGSTLYTRANLILCRRDYLRLFGVTGNCAACSKLIPAFEMVMRARDNVYHLDCFACQLCRQRD; encoded by the exons atgCTCTGCCATGTGTCTGTAGTGTCCCTCCAGTCCAGAGAAAAGCCGAGGAGCTGCGCCGGTTGCAACGGGAAGATCCGGGACCGTTTTATGCTGCAGGCGTTGGACAGGTACTGGCACGAGGACTGTCTGAAGTGTTCGTGCTGTGACTGCCGCCTGGGCCGAGTGGGTTCCACTCTCTATACACGGGCCAACCTCATCCTCTGCCGCAGGGACTACTTGAG GCTCTTTGGGGTGACTGGTAACTGTGCGGCCTGCAGTAAACTGATCCCTGCTTTTGAGATGGTGATGAGAGCCAGAGACAACGTCTACCATTTAGACTGCTTCGCCTGCCAGCTCTGCCGCCAGAGGGATTAG